A window of the Acetobacter aceti NBRC 14818 genome harbors these coding sequences:
- a CDS encoding helix-turn-helix domain-containing protein, translated as MSQVSVEDIHSLGLRIKMVREILGETQSDFATKVGVSRSFLSEMESGRSKPSIQLLMGVCKHFPDVDRDWLMTGRGQISQHISGGSDKRNLADNMNINICSSLNGVDADAIICAVNCFIIVSSGSKITLDKSSKKDWLKEFYSRYCGAYQDALSSEKSTHDPRGYAETNCESYARKIAASAQ; from the coding sequence ATGTCTCAGGTGAGTGTAGAAGATATCCACTCTCTCGGTCTTCGAATCAAAATGGTTCGGGAAATTTTGGGAGAAACGCAGTCTGATTTTGCCACGAAGGTTGGTGTATCGAGAAGTTTCCTTTCTGAAATGGAGAGTGGGCGATCAAAGCCATCGATTCAGTTGTTGATGGGTGTCTGCAAGCACTTCCCAGATGTTGATAGAGACTGGCTAATGACTGGTCGTGGCCAAATAAGTCAGCATATTTCTGGCGGAAGTGATAAGAGAAATTTAGCTGATAATATGAATATTAATATTTGCAGTAGTCTTAATGGTGTGGACGCTGATGCAATTATATGCGCCGTGAATTGTTTTATTATAGTTTCAAGTGGATCAAAAATCACATTAGATAAATCATCTAAAAAGGATTGGCTGAAAGAATTTTACTCTAGATACTGCGGCGCTTACCAAGATGCATTGAGCTCCGAAAAGAGCACGCATGATCCTCGCGGTTATGCGGAAACAAACTGCGAAAGTTACGCCCGTAAAATAGCGGCTTCTGCCCAATAG
- a CDS encoding Txe/YoeB family addiction module toxin, with protein sequence MKVIFHEDGWEDYLSWFQSDNAVLEKINALIEDVRRHPFQGIGKPEPLKGQLSGWWSRRITGEHRLVYRVQGRAGEGQRIEIAQCRFHY encoded by the coding sequence GTGAAAGTCATTTTTCATGAAGATGGCTGGGAGGATTATCTTTCGTGGTTTCAGTCAGACAATGCGGTTCTTGAGAAGATCAATGCCCTGATCGAGGATGTGCGTCGGCATCCGTTTCAGGGGATAGGGAAGCCGGAACCCCTGAAGGGGCAGCTTTCTGGGTGGTGGTCCCGACGGATTACGGGAGAACATCGTCTGGTCTACCGGGTTCAGGGGCGCGCGGGAGAGGGTCAGCGGATCGAGATTGCCCAGTGCCGGTTTCATTACTGA
- a CDS encoding type II toxin-antitoxin system Phd/YefM family antitoxin — protein MTYVSYTDLRQNLAHYLDEAVNSRAPIVVTRKTGKGSVVLMSEEEFSGWQETVHLLSSPRNAERLLRSIRDIEHGAATEHDLLEPQGEPSA, from the coding sequence ATGACCTATGTTTCCTATACCGACCTGCGCCAGAACCTGGCGCATTATCTGGACGAAGCAGTGAACAGCCGTGCGCCGATTGTCGTGACCCGCAAGACCGGGAAAGGCAGTGTCGTGCTGATGTCGGAAGAAGAATTCTCCGGCTGGCAGGAAACCGTGCATCTCCTGAGCAGCCCACGCAACGCGGAGAGGCTGTTGCGGAGCATTCGTGACATCGAGCACGGGGCGGCAACCGAGCATGATCTTCTGGAGCCTCAGGGTGAACCGTCAGCGTGA
- the vapC gene encoding type II toxin-antitoxin system VapC family toxin: protein MILVDSSVWIDFFRGTVTPQVEVLDRLLGEEPVAIGDLMMTEVLQGFANERDFNKARRMLGALDLVEIGGRDVMIEAARYFRDLRARGITIRKTIDTLIATRCIVSGYRLLYSDRDFDPFVTHLGLERVV from the coding sequence ATGATTCTGGTCGATTCATCGGTCTGGATCGATTTTTTCCGAGGTACGGTTACGCCACAGGTTGAGGTTCTGGATCGGCTTCTGGGAGAAGAACCTGTCGCCATTGGGGATCTGATGATGACGGAAGTTCTTCAGGGATTTGCGAATGAGCGGGATTTCAACAAGGCACGGCGGATGCTTGGTGCCCTGGATCTGGTAGAGATCGGGGGACGTGATGTCATGATCGAGGCGGCACGATATTTTCGTGATCTGCGCGCCAGAGGCATCACCATTCGGAAGACCATTGATACCCTGATTGCCACACGATGCATCGTAAGCGGGTATCGGCTCCTTTACAGTGACCGGGACTTTGATCCGTTTGTGACACATCTGGGGCTGGAACGGGTTGTCTGA
- a CDS encoding type II toxin-antitoxin system VapB family antitoxin: MRTNIIIDDTLMTDALKASGVKTKKEAVELGLRTLIKLYQQRQLRSMKGRLEWRGDLDAMRSDV; the protein is encoded by the coding sequence ATGCGAACCAACATCATTATTGACGATACCCTCATGACAGATGCGCTGAAGGCGTCTGGCGTCAAAACCAAGAAAGAAGCCGTCGAACTCGGATTGCGGACGCTGATCAAGTTGTATCAGCAGCGGCAACTGCGTTCCATGAAGGGCAGGCTGGAGTGGCGGGGTGATCTCGACGCCATGCGTTCCGACGTATGA